Proteins encoded within one genomic window of Brassica rapa cultivar Chiifu-401-42 chromosome A09, CAAS_Brap_v3.01, whole genome shotgun sequence:
- the LOC103838443 gene encoding photosystem I chlorophyll a/b-binding protein 3-1, chloroplastic: MAAHALVSSSLTSSVQTARQIFGTKPVVSVRKTSFVVKAASTPPVKQGANRPLWFASSQSLSYLDGSLPGDYGFDPLGLSDPEGTGGFIEPRWLAYGEIINGRFAMLGAAGAIAPEILGKAGLIPADTALPWFQTGVIPPAGTYSYWADPYTLFVLEMALMGFAEHRRLQDWYNPGSMGKQYFLGLEKGFAGSGDPSYPGGPFFNPLGFGKDEKSMKELKLKEVKNGRLAMLAILGYFVQGLVTGVGPYQNLLDHLADPVNNNVLTSLKFH; the protein is encoded by the exons ATGGCAGCACATGCACTTGTCTCTTCTTCACTTACCTCCTCTGTTCAAACAGCTAGACAGATATTCGGCACAAAACCAGTTGTGTCCGTGAGGAAGACTTCCTTTGTTGTTAAGGCTGCCTCAACTCCACCTGTCAAG CAAGGAGCAAACAGACCATTGTGGTTTGCATCTTCACAATCTCTGTCTTACTTGGATGGCAG CTTACCTGGCGACTATGGATTCGACCCTCTTGGTCTTTCAGACCCAGAGGGTACTGGAGGATTCATCGAACCGAGATGGTTAGCCTACGGAGAGATCATCAACGGACGGTTCGCTATGTTGGGTGCAGCTGGAGCTATTGCCCCTGAGATTCTTGGCAAAGCTGGTTTGATTCCAGCAGACACTGCCCTTCCTTGGTTCCAAACCGGTGTGATTCCACCTGCAGGGACGTACAGCTACTGGGCAGACCCTTACACACTCTTTGTTCTCGAGATGGCTTTGATGGGATTTGCTGAGCACCGGAGGTTGCAGGACTGGTACAACCCAGGATCAATGGGCAAACAGTACTTCTTGGGCTTAGAGAAAGGTTTTGCCGGTTCGGGTGACCCGTCTTACCCCGGGGGACCTTTCTTTAACCCTCTTGGGTTTGGGAAAGACGAGAAGTCAATGAAGGAGTTGAAACTCAAGGAGGTCAAGAACGGTAGACTGGCTATGCTCGCAATCCTAGGCTATTTTGTGCAAGGACTAGTAACCGGTGTGGGGCCATACCAGAACCTTCTTGATCATTTGGCGGATCCAGTCAACAACAATGTCCTGACCAGCCTCAAGTTCCACTGA